The following coding sequences are from one Tissierella sp. window:
- a CDS encoding ATP-binding cassette domain-containing protein, giving the protein MINIDGVKKAYSDEVEIGPLSIEVPKAGITSLIGPNGAGKSTTLLMIGRLLHMDEGHIKVANMDVTDSKSENLAKILTILRQENHFVTRLTVRQLVGFGRFPYSKGRLTNKDEDRISKYIDFLGLTDLENRYLDELSGGQRQRAYVAMVLCQETEYVLLDEPLNNLDVARSVQMMEHLRYAADEFGRTILTVMHDINFAAKYSDRICAMKDGKIAAFGTVEEVMDSGILTDIFETRIEIINGPHGPIAIY; this is encoded by the coding sequence ATGATAAATATAGATGGTGTTAAAAAAGCGTACAGTGATGAGGTAGAAATAGGACCTTTGAGTATTGAAGTACCAAAAGCTGGGATTACTTCTTTAATTGGACCTAATGGTGCCGGAAAATCTACGACACTATTGATGATAGGGAGACTTTTACATATGGATGAAGGTCACATTAAGGTAGCAAATATGGATGTTACTGATTCTAAATCAGAAAATTTGGCAAAAATTTTGACTATCTTACGACAAGAAAATCATTTTGTTACTAGGCTTACTGTTAGACAATTAGTTGGATTTGGACGTTTTCCATATTCAAAGGGAAGATTAACTAATAAAGATGAGGATAGAATTTCTAAATATATAGATTTCTTAGGTCTGACTGATTTAGAAAATAGATACCTAGATGAGCTTTCTGGAGGTCAAAGGCAAAGGGCCTATGTTGCAATGGTATTGTGTCAAGAGACAGAGTATGTACTTTTAGATGAACCTCTGAATAATCTTGATGTGGCACGCTCTGTTCAGATGATGGAGCATTTGAGGTATGCTGCTGATGAATTCGGGAGAACAATTTTGACTGTTATGCATGATATAAACTTCGCAGCCAAATATTCTGATAGAATATGCGCTATGAAAGATGGGAAAATTGCCGCTTTTGGAACTGTTGAAGAGGTCATGGACTCAGGAATTTTAACAGATATTTTTGAAACAAGAATAGAAATTATCAATGGTCCTCATGGACCAATAGCTATTTATTAA
- a CDS encoding iron chelate uptake ABC transporter family permease subunit, producing MQNKTIQKMHRAEDSQPKRYNYNKIWTKSFIFAIIIVVILGIISLFTGVYDIRGQEDGMSMFFITRVPRTAALMLTGAAMSMSGLVMQLITQNRLVESTTTGTIEWAGLGLTFVYLLFPAPTLVQRMTGAILFSFVGTMIFFFFLRRVKLRSSLIVPIIGMMLGAVISAVSTFIGLVFQMTQNIETWFVGSFASVQIGRYEYLWLIVMVTFFIFIYADKLTLAGLGEDLTTSLGLNYNKIVLLGTGLISFAVGIVAAVIGNLPFLGLIVPNIVSMYRGDDLRSNLPWVCVIGMGTITVCDIISRTIIKPFEVPVSMILGTVGSIVFIFILLRQRRAR from the coding sequence GTGCAGAATAAAACAATACAAAAAATGCATAGGGCTGAGGATTCTCAGCCCAAACGATATAATTACAATAAAATATGGACGAAATCTTTTATATTCGCAATCATTATTGTCGTAATTTTAGGGATCATATCCCTTTTTACAGGAGTTTATGATATACGAGGACAAGAAGATGGGATGAGTATGTTTTTCATCACTCGTGTTCCAAGGACAGCTGCCTTAATGCTTACTGGTGCAGCTATGTCAATGTCAGGCCTAGTAATGCAGCTTATTACACAGAATCGTTTAGTAGAATCTACCACAACAGGAACTATTGAATGGGCAGGTTTGGGACTTACCTTTGTATATTTGTTATTTCCTGCACCAACTTTAGTTCAAAGAATGACAGGGGCAATCCTTTTTTCTTTTGTTGGAACTATGATTTTCTTTTTCTTCTTAAGAAGAGTAAAGCTTCGTTCTTCTTTAATCGTTCCTATTATTGGCATGATGCTAGGAGCAGTGATCTCTGCTGTTTCAACTTTTATTGGACTGGTTTTTCAAATGACACAAAATATTGAAACATGGTTTGTTGGTTCCTTTGCATCGGTTCAAATTGGTAGATATGAGTACTTATGGCTAATCGTCATGGTTACTTTCTTCATTTTTATCTATGCTGATAAATTGACTTTAGCTGGACTTGGAGAAGATCTGACAACAAGCCTTGGATTAAATTATAATAAAATAGTTCTATTAGGTACTGGACTAATTTCTTTTGCAGTTGGTATAGTCGCAGCTGTTATTGGGAATTTACCTTTTTTAGGGCTAATTGTACCAAATATTGTTTCTATGTATCGAGGTGATGATCTAAGGAGTAATCTACCTTGGGTATGTGTCATAGGAATGGGTACTATTACTGTTTGTGACATTATCTCTAGAACTATCATAAAACCCTTTGAAGTGCCAGTATCCATGATACTTGGAACAGTGGGATCGATTGTATTTATATTTATTTTATTGAGACAAAGGAGGGCAAGATGA
- a CDS encoding NUDIX pyrophosphatase, with amino-acid sequence MARAKFQVLVIPYLIQDEQIKYCMFLRADMGIWQFVAGGGEDDETPIEAAKREANEEASIAYTATYYVLDTCCSIPIECFNEADRRRWGENYFVIPEYSFAVNVNEADFKLSHEHIKYEWLDYESARKLLKYDSNKTAFGELDTRIKKGLLGEKI; translated from the coding sequence ATGGCAAGGGCAAAGTTTCAAGTATTAGTTATACCATATTTAATACAGGATGAGCAAATTAAGTATTGTATGTTTTTGAGGGCGGATATGGGTATTTGGCAATTTGTTGCAGGTGGTGGAGAAGATGATGAGACTCCCATAGAAGCTGCTAAAAGAGAAGCTAATGAAGAGGCAAGTATTGCGTATACAGCTACATATTATGTGTTGGATACCTGTTGTAGTATTCCTATTGAATGTTTCAATGAAGCTGATAGACGGAGATGGGGAGAAAATTATTTTGTTATTCCAGAATATTCTTTTGCAGTGAATGTAAATGAAGCAGATTTTAAATTGTCACATGAACATATTAAATATGAATGGCTTGATTATGAGTCAGCAAGAAAACTTTTGAAATACGATAGTAATAAAACTGCCTTTGGTGAATTGGATACCAGAATTAAAAAAGGATTACTTGGTGAAAAGATATAG
- a CDS encoding ferritin: MIKENIYKLLNDQINKEMFSAYLYLDISNYYIDNGLDGYGNWFKIQAQEEMDHAMLFIQYMQNNGLSVKLTEIAGPEMEYLSFDFPLHEALKHEQFITQSIHDIYDSAFQAKDYRTMQFLDWFIMEQGEEEKNVDDLILKYKNFGSDAKGLYLLNQELATRVYAPPTLVLD, from the coding sequence ATGATAAAAGAAAATATTTACAAATTATTAAATGATCAGATAAACAAAGAAATGTTTTCTGCTTATTTGTATTTAGACATTTCAAATTACTATATTGATAATGGCTTGGATGGTTATGGGAACTGGTTTAAGATTCAAGCTCAGGAAGAGATGGATCATGCAATGTTGTTTATACAATATATGCAAAATAATGGACTATCAGTTAAATTAACAGAAATTGCAGGACCTGAAATGGAGTACTTAAGTTTTGATTTTCCTCTTCATGAGGCTTTGAAACATGAGCAATTCATAACTCAATCTATCCATGATATATATGATTCAGCATTCCAAGCTAAGGATTATAGGACTATGCAATTTCTAGATTGGTTTATTATGGAGCAAGGTGAAGAGGAGAAGAATGTAGATGATTTAATTCTTAAGTATAAAAACTTTGGCAGCGATGCAAAGGGACTATATCTTCTAAATCAAGAACTTGCAACAAGGGTCTATGCTCCACCAACATTAGTTTTAGATTAG
- the rsgA gene encoding ribosome small subunit-dependent GTPase A → MRFEEIYKNEKILTREDGNLIIARVNEVQRELFRVLCQYGETNAKLKGTFYKDKMNKDYPVVGDYVLLKYNENGYSLIEEICERKSYFSRTDFSGHAAGYVKTVKEQVIAANFDYVFILSSLNHDFNLNRLTRYISVSLQSGGKPIVILTKADECHNPDTYIEQVKSISQKADVFAISAKTGYGMKQLDMYIQAGKTIVFLGSSGVGKSTLVNAIAGEEIMAVSNIRENDSKGRHTTTHRQLIELASGVIVIDTPGIRELGMWDAEKGINDTFSDVIQLFDKCKYRNCIHDKEPGCAVNQAIKEGILSRERWKTYCQLSKENQWGKNKSAYTKKEKLDNKIKVGKIKKN, encoded by the coding sequence GTGAGATTTGAAGAAATTTATAAGAACGAAAAGATCCTGACAAGAGAAGATGGTAATTTAATTATAGCTCGTGTTAACGAAGTACAGAGAGAATTATTTAGAGTGCTATGCCAATATGGAGAAACAAATGCAAAATTAAAAGGGACTTTTTATAAAGATAAAATGAATAAAGATTATCCTGTAGTAGGGGACTATGTTCTTCTAAAATATAATGAAAATGGATATTCTTTGATTGAAGAAATATGTGAACGAAAGAGTTATTTTTCTAGAACAGATTTTTCAGGACATGCTGCTGGATATGTTAAAACAGTGAAAGAGCAGGTAATAGCAGCCAATTTTGATTATGTATTTATACTTTCATCTTTGAATCATGATTTTAATTTGAATAGATTAACAAGATATATTAGTGTATCTTTACAAAGTGGTGGAAAACCCATAGTAATTTTGACAAAAGCAGATGAATGTCATAATCCAGATACTTATATAGAGCAGGTAAAGAGTATATCACAAAAGGCTGATGTTTTTGCTATTAGCGCTAAGACTGGATATGGTATGAAACAATTAGATATGTATATACAGGCAGGAAAAACTATAGTTTTTTTAGGATCTTCTGGTGTAGGAAAATCGACCCTTGTAAATGCAATTGCAGGGGAAGAAATTATGGCTGTGAGTAATATACGTGAAAATGACTCTAAAGGGAGGCATACAACAACCCACAGACAGTTGATTGAGCTTGCTTCAGGAGTAATTGTTATTGATACTCCAGGCATTAGGGAGCTTGGAATGTGGGATGCTGAAAAAGGCATAAACGATACATTTTCAGATGTGATTCAACTTTTTGACAAATGCAAATATCGCAACTGTATTCATGACAAAGAGCCAGGATGCGCAGTAAATCAAGCAATTAAAGAGGGGATACTTTCCAGAGAGAGATGGAAAACATATTGTCAGCTATCAAAAGAGAATCAATGGGGAAAGAACAAATCAGCATATACTAAAAAAGAAAAATTGGACAATAAGATAAAAGTGGGAAAAATCAAGAAGAATTGA
- a CDS encoding NAD(P)H-dependent oxidoreductase, with product MKHVIINLSPREKGSSKMLTNYFADRIRSEADLVDTCDLYSYLNEMDFILSKIKKSDCIIMIGPCYITSYPADTINLLNKMSSKEGVLHGQSLYGFIQGGMPYVHTHEHGLKLLQCFCEKEEVEYKGGYVMGGGAVLNGQALNKIIGAKKVVPAVNKFIDNIKNNRKSPEELYKNAAIEIPYVITKMMPVMMNKSIKRTLRKKGINYKVKSPYF from the coding sequence ATGAAACATGTAATAATTAATCTAAGCCCAAGGGAAAAAGGTAGTAGCAAAATGCTAACTAATTATTTTGCTGATAGAATTAGGTCTGAAGCAGATTTAGTAGATACATGCGATTTATATTCCTACCTAAATGAGATGGATTTTATTTTAAGTAAGATAAAGAAGTCAGATTGTATAATTATGATAGGACCATGCTATATAACTTCATATCCAGCTGATACAATTAATTTGTTAAATAAAATGTCAAGTAAAGAAGGGGTACTCCATGGACAGAGTTTATATGGATTTATTCAGGGAGGAATGCCATATGTACACACCCATGAGCATGGATTAAAGCTATTACAATGCTTTTGTGAGAAAGAGGAAGTTGAATATAAAGGTGGCTATGTAATGGGAGGCGGTGCAGTCTTAAATGGGCAAGCTCTTAATAAGATAATTGGAGCGAAGAAAGTGGTTCCTGCAGTAAATAAATTTATTGATAATATAAAGAACAATAGAAAATCACCTGAAGAATTATATAAAAATGCTGCTATAGAAATTCCCTATGTAATTACAAAGATGATGCCAGTTATGATGAATAAGAGTATAAAAAGAACTTTAAGAAAAAAGGGAATTAACTATAAGGTCAAAAGCCCTTATTTCTAA
- a CDS encoding GNAT family protein, with protein MKKKNISISGKEITLRLIRSADIGEYYKSGFKSIDKEVQLYTGTKHIPTEESITFYVNKIIEDESRYDFLIINREGKIIGESVINEIDIDNMSGHFRICLFDSKNFGKGIGTEATKMTLKFGFEELNLHRIELEVFSFNERGYSAYKRVGFVEEGRKREAIFIEGKYHDIIMMGILQDEFLNRKNDLKF; from the coding sequence GTGAAAAAGAAAAACATTTCAATTTCTGGTAAAGAGATAACTCTAAGACTTATTAGAAGTGCAGATATAGGAGAATATTATAAGAGTGGTTTTAAATCAATAGATAAAGAAGTACAATTATATACAGGAACTAAACATATTCCTACAGAAGAATCAATTACATTTTATGTAAATAAGATTATTGAAGATGAGTCACGATATGATTTTTTGATAATTAATCGAGAGGGGAAAATTATTGGAGAATCGGTTATTAATGAAATCGATATTGATAATATGTCTGGTCATTTTAGAATATGTTTATTCGATAGTAAAAACTTTGGAAAAGGAATAGGGACTGAAGCTACCAAAATGACTTTAAAATTTGGATTTGAAGAATTAAATTTACACAGAATTGAATTAGAAGTGTTTTCTTTTAATGAGAGAGGATATAGCGCATATAAGCGTGTGGGGTTTGTAGAAGAAGGAAGAAAGAGAGAAGCAATATTTATTGAAGGAAAATACCACGATATTATAATGATGGGGATTCTCCAAGATGAATTTCTTAATCGAAAGAATGATTTGAAGTTTTAG
- a CDS encoding GMC oxidoreductase: protein MPYLNNWIPTKSLEEMSTTDYDVLIIGTGPGGGTTLSSLCQLWKDQGAKKIGIIEKGDKLFHSHSLNIPTQNVDTARDQLLPDNSTPIGERLPQFSGARMVYALGGRSLFWNAATPRPIQSGLRNWPIDNRVLDVYYCMAEDLLNTTTQYAKGSAMQDIMLNKLHARGIWEANNMPLAFDMEPSHLGEIHSNPWFSSINTLAAAMFDKPYDLAVNAYASRVIVENGRAAGVEVFSPDKKSHTLRAKNIVLSCSTLETPRILLNSGIQGPAIGRYLTGHVSMIGIGTISRRQFPDKLGNLSILKFETNDSPYQIQVLGPNQYFSYQQFEDKILPDELLVVFAAFGEVESRAENRVYIDPSAKDEFGVPLQQVQYSLSNKDRRVAEQVEQGIRQTAAAMGVTLDESTLVLRLPGADMHESCTCRMGHDPATSATNIHGQIHGVPGLFVADNSVLPTLTAAGPVISNVALAIRLADYIFMNENRSI, encoded by the coding sequence ATGCCTTATTTAAATAATTGGATTCCCACAAAAAGTCTTGAAGAAATGTCAACGACAGATTATGATGTGCTCATTATTGGAACTGGGCCTGGAGGAGGAACTACCTTGTCTAGTCTCTGTCAACTATGGAAAGATCAAGGAGCAAAAAAGATAGGTATAATTGAAAAGGGAGATAAGTTGTTTCACTCCCATTCTCTTAACATTCCTACACAGAATGTTGATACTGCAAGAGATCAACTGCTTCCAGATAATTCTACTCCTATTGGAGAACGATTGCCTCAATTTTCAGGCGCTCGAATGGTATATGCACTGGGCGGAAGATCATTGTTCTGGAATGCAGCTACTCCAAGGCCAATTCAATCTGGACTTAGGAACTGGCCAATTGATAATAGAGTCTTAGATGTATATTATTGTATGGCAGAAGATCTATTGAATACTACAACTCAATATGCAAAAGGTTCAGCAATGCAAGATATTATGTTAAATAAACTTCATGCAAGAGGCATTTGGGAAGCAAATAATATGCCACTGGCTTTTGATATGGAACCTTCCCACTTAGGAGAAATTCATTCCAATCCTTGGTTTAGTTCTATAAATACCCTAGCAGCTGCAATGTTTGATAAACCCTATGATCTTGCTGTAAATGCCTATGCATCTAGAGTTATTGTAGAGAATGGAAGGGCTGCTGGTGTAGAAGTATTTTCACCTGATAAGAAATCCCATACCCTTAGGGCAAAGAATATAGTATTATCTTGCAGTACTTTAGAGACTCCAAGAATACTTCTTAATTCTGGAATACAAGGGCCTGCTATTGGTCGTTATTTGACAGGTCATGTTTCTATGATTGGTATTGGAACAATAAGTCGAAGGCAGTTCCCTGATAAACTTGGCAATCTTTCCATTTTAAAATTTGAAACCAATGACTCCCCATATCAAATTCAAGTTCTTGGTCCTAATCAATATTTCTCATACCAACAATTTGAGGATAAGATACTCCCAGATGAACTTTTAGTTGTTTTTGCAGCCTTTGGAGAAGTGGAGTCTAGAGCTGAGAATAGAGTATATATTGACCCTTCTGCAAAAGATGAATTCGGTGTACCTCTACAACAAGTTCAATATTCTTTAAGCAACAAAGATCGTAGGGTAGCTGAACAAGTTGAACAAGGTATCAGGCAAACTGCTGCTGCTATGGGAGTAACTCTTGATGAATCTACTTTAGTTCTTAGACTGCCTGGAGCAGATATGCATGAGTCATGTACATGTAGAATGGGTCATGACCCTGCAACTTCAGCTACAAATATTCATGGGCAAATACATGGAGTTCCTGGTCTGTTTGTGGCAGATAATAGTGTTCTTCCTACATTAACTGCTGCTGGTCCAGTTATTTCTAATGTTGCTTTAGCAATAAGACTTGCAGATTATATTTTTATGAATGAAAATAGGAGTATATAA
- a CDS encoding NAD(P)H-dependent oxidoreductase, translating into MIVIISDVNNEGVGKALYNYLISNNEEVEFISASERNIKPCYCCDGCTYKTYGKCVVRDDMDQILPIIIKGDIVVYTSPLIWGGFSYDIKKILDKTALIGNRFYKTRNKEIVKGTISNNKKIIGIGVSEIASKMEQSSFEYFLKEVGTIMNIEYLGKVVNPTITDDELQNLAREVLL; encoded by the coding sequence ATGATAGTTATAATCTCTGATGTTAACAATGAAGGTGTTGGGAAAGCCCTTTATAATTATCTGATTAGTAACAATGAAGAAGTAGAATTTATATCCGCAAGTGAACGAAATATAAAGCCTTGCTATTGTTGTGATGGATGTACCTATAAGACATATGGCAAATGCGTTGTTAGAGATGATATGGATCAAATCCTTCCCATTATAATAAAAGGAGATATAGTAGTGTATACTTCGCCTCTAATTTGGGGTGGATTCTCATATGATATAAAAAAAATACTTGATAAGACAGCTCTTATAGGTAATCGCTTTTATAAAACTAGGAACAAAGAAATAGTAAAAGGTACTATTAGCAATAATAAGAAAATCATAGGAATAGGTGTTAGTGAGATAGCATCTAAAATGGAGCAAAGCAGTTTTGAGTATTTCCTAAAAGAAGTTGGAACAATCATGAATATAGAATATTTGGGAAAGGTCGTCAACCCAACTATAACAGATGATGAACTACAAAATCTTGCTAGAGAGGTGCTTTTATAA
- a CDS encoding siderophore ABC transporter substrate-binding protein has product MKKSKLLILITVITVFALMGTACANSTNANIEPEAKEESIVGEPEKATTVNIVDIHGSVTVPVNPKNVVALDNRTFETLSDWGIELAAVPKGVMSSDSPYVADESVQDIGNHREPNLEILAAVNPELVIIGQRFANYYEDIKALVPNAVVIDLNFDVSETADTPGENLLNGLKNSTITLGKIFDKNEEAEQLAAELDKSIENVKSTYNGTDKVMSVVVSGGNIGFSAPYSGRVWGPMYDIFGWVPALEVSSASSDHQGDDISVEAIAQSNPDWIFVLDRDAAVSSTTDAVPAEDVINNSPALQNTRAVSEEKIVYAPNDTYTNESIQTYLELFENLANALAK; this is encoded by the coding sequence ATGAAAAAATCTAAATTACTTATACTTATTACTGTTATTACAGTTTTTGCTTTAATGGGAACAGCTTGCGCAAACTCAACTAATGCAAATATTGAGCCTGAAGCTAAAGAAGAATCAATTGTAGGCGAGCCTGAAAAAGCTACAACAGTTAATATCGTTGATATTCACGGAAGTGTTACGGTTCCAGTTAATCCCAAAAATGTTGTTGCTTTAGATAATAGAACATTTGAAACTTTATCTGACTGGGGCATAGAATTAGCGGCTGTACCAAAAGGTGTAATGTCCTCTGATTCACCATATGTAGCTGATGAATCAGTTCAAGATATTGGAAATCATCGTGAACCAAATCTTGAAATCTTAGCAGCTGTAAACCCTGAACTTGTTATTATCGGTCAAAGATTTGCTAACTACTATGAAGATATAAAAGCATTAGTGCCAAATGCAGTTGTTATTGACCTCAATTTTGATGTTTCTGAGACAGCAGATACACCTGGTGAAAACTTACTTAATGGCCTTAAGAATTCTACAATTACTTTAGGAAAAATCTTTGATAAAAATGAAGAAGCTGAGCAATTAGCAGCTGAACTTGATAAATCTATTGAAAATGTTAAGTCTACATATAATGGAACAGATAAAGTGATGAGTGTTGTAGTATCTGGTGGAAATATTGGTTTTTCAGCTCCTTACTCTGGACGCGTATGGGGGCCAATGTATGATATATTTGGATGGGTTCCAGCCTTAGAAGTTAGCAGTGCTTCTTCAGATCATCAAGGAGACGATATCTCTGTTGAAGCTATTGCCCAAAGTAATCCTGATTGGATATTTGTACTAGATCGTGATGCTGCAGTATCCTCCACAACTGATGCAGTTCCTGCTGAGGATGTCATCAATAATTCACCTGCTCTTCAAAATACAAGAGCTGTAAGTGAAGAAAAGATAGTTTATGCACCAAATGACACTTACACAAATGAATCAATACAAACTTATCTAGAGTTATTTGAAAATCTTGCTAATGCTCTAGCTAAATAG
- a CDS encoding nitroreductase family protein, translating into MNINFSIEEAVVKRYSVRNYKEEEIEEEKIKAIKSFVDSLDNPFGKKVSFHYLDNMDIKNESKLGTYGVIKGAKQYIGTTIELEPIALEALGYELEVVILYLAHLGLGTCWLGGTFNRKEFAKAMNVGENEIFPIITPYGYAADKKHMKEVVMRKMIKADHRKEWNELFYKNDFGTSLTKKDAEDLAFPLEMVRLGPSASNKQPWRLLLIDNIYHFYEYKEPKYSDAFPYDIQRIDMGIAAAHFDLAVKEKGIKGYFDTRHQPELKLPDHMEYVFSWIRE; encoded by the coding sequence TTGAATATTAATTTTTCAATAGAAGAAGCAGTAGTAAAACGATATAGCGTAAGAAATTATAAAGAAGAGGAAATTGAAGAAGAAAAAATAAAGGCTATTAAATCTTTCGTAGATTCTTTGGATAATCCCTTTGGGAAAAAGGTGAGTTTTCACTATCTTGATAATATGGATATAAAGAATGAAAGTAAGCTTGGAACTTATGGTGTTATTAAAGGAGCAAAACAATACATTGGAACTACCATAGAATTAGAACCAATAGCATTAGAAGCACTGGGATATGAGCTTGAAGTAGTCATTCTTTATTTAGCTCATCTTGGTCTTGGGACTTGTTGGTTAGGTGGAACATTTAATCGTAAAGAGTTCGCAAAAGCTATGAATGTAGGAGAAAATGAGATTTTTCCAATTATAACACCCTATGGTTATGCTGCTGATAAGAAGCATATGAAGGAGGTTGTAATGAGAAAAATGATTAAAGCGGATCATCGTAAAGAATGGAATGAATTATTTTATAAAAATGACTTTGGGACATCACTTACAAAAAAAGATGCAGAAGATCTAGCCTTTCCTTTGGAAATGGTTCGTTTGGGGCCATCAGCATCAAATAAACAACCTTGGAGACTTCTACTTATAGATAATATATACCATTTCTATGAATATAAGGAGCCAAAGTATAGCGATGCTTTTCCATATGATATTCAAAGAATAGATATGGGAATAGCAGCAGCTCACTTCGATTTAGCAGTTAAGGAAAAGGGAATCAAAGGCTATTTTGATACAAGACATCAACCAGAATTAAAATTGCCTGACCATATGGAATATGTATTCTCTTGGATTAGAGAGTAA
- a CDS encoding N-acetyltransferase, whose protein sequence is MENIVRLSIKDLDDFFDSLAIYFPEDNIERETWIELLEDKKTFVYAIKENEVTKANIAIYNWKGEDDYIKIMSIGTHPDHRNKGYAHILMQYVIDEMLKDDMHIFKGETRETNFKMQKVFEDFGYKVINKVEGYYDNPTETAYKYSLEI, encoded by the coding sequence ATGGAAAATATAGTGAGACTTAGTATAAAGGATTTAGATGATTTTTTTGATTCACTAGCAATTTATTTCCCAGAGGATAATATAGAGCGGGAAACTTGGATTGAACTTTTGGAAGATAAAAAAACTTTTGTTTATGCTATCAAAGAAAATGAAGTTACAAAAGCTAATATTGCTATTTATAACTGGAAGGGTGAAGATGACTATATTAAAATTATGAGTATAGGTACTCATCCTGATCATAGAAATAAAGGCTATGCTCATATATTAATGCAGTATGTCATTGATGAGATGTTGAAAGATGACATGCACATATTTAAAGGAGAGACTAGAGAAACAAATTTTAAAATGCAAAAGGTATTTGAAGATTTTGGATATAAAGTAATTAACAAAGTAGAAGGGTATTATGATAATCCAACAGAAACTGCTTATAAGTATTCTTTAGAAATATAA
- a CDS encoding iron chelate uptake ABC transporter family permease subunit — protein MNELVYRNKESIKIGSNIHTESRSARAFRSKKEEKRYWILLTTLIAFGLFASYGLLVYNNPVPIDSPSFIPVVRRRMVALVAMLIAAVCQSLSTVAFQSITNNKVITPSLLGFEALYSTIHTSTMFFFGASTFISFNGIGSFLFQVIAMVLMCLILYGWLLSGKYGDLQLMLLVGVIIGTGLRSLSTFMRRLLAPSEFDILQARLFGSVNNADSTYFPIAIPIIIITALILLVYSKKLNVLSLGKDVSTSLGVKHQFGVIFALILVSILMSISTALVGPLTFYGFLVATLSYQAASTYDHRYIFPMALAIGFLIITGAYFFMYHVFNAQGVVSVIIEMFGGITFLIVILRKGTL, from the coding sequence ATGAACGAATTAGTATATAGAAATAAAGAAAGTATTAAAATTGGCTCAAACATACATACTGAAAGTAGATCTGCCAGAGCTTTTCGGTCTAAGAAAGAAGAAAAACGCTATTGGATTTTGCTTACAACATTGATTGCCTTTGGACTTTTTGCTTCCTATGGACTTTTGGTTTATAACAATCCAGTTCCAATAGACTCTCCTTCTTTTATCCCAGTTGTTAGAAGAAGGATGGTAGCTCTTGTTGCCATGCTTATAGCTGCAGTTTGCCAGTCTTTGTCCACAGTTGCTTTTCAATCTATTACCAATAATAAGGTTATAACTCCTTCACTGTTAGGTTTTGAAGCACTTTACTCAACAATTCATACTAGTACAATGTTTTTCTTTGGTGCTAGTACCTTTATAAGTTTCAATGGTATTGGATCATTTTTATTTCAAGTTATTGCCATGGTCTTGATGTGTTTGATACTTTATGGATGGTTGCTTTCTGGAAAGTATGGAGACTTACAACTTATGCTATTGGTCGGAGTTATTATTGGAACTGGGTTGAGATCCTTGTCAACTTTTATGAGAAGGTTGCTTGCCCCTTCCGAGTTTGATATTTTACAGGCAAGATTGTTTGGTTCTGTCAATAATGCGGATTCTACATATTTTCCTATTGCAATTCCAATTATAATAATTACAGCATTAATTCTTCTTGTTTATTCTAAAAAATTAAATGTATTGTCCCTTGGAAAGGATGTCAGTACTTCTTTGGGAGTTAAGCACCAATTTGGCGTAATTTTTGCTCTAATATTAGTTTCTATTTTGATGTCAATTTCAACAGCTTTAGTTGGACCCCTTACTTTCTATGGGTTCTTAGTTGCAACTTTGAGTTATCAAGCAGCATCAACATATGATCATAGGTACATTTTTCCAATGGCGCTTGCCATAGGATTTTTGATAATAACTGGTGCTTACTTCTTTATGTATCATGTATTCAATGCACAGGGTGTAGTTTCAGTTATTATTGAAATGTTTGGTGGGATCACATTTTTAATTGTAATATTAAGGAAGGGGACTTTATGA